A region of the Massilia sp. erpn genome:
GCGATGCCTTCATACCGCTCGCATTGCTTGGCGTCGAACACGCAGAACAGCACCGGCTCGGCCAGTTCGTTCTCGCCTTGATGCGGCACCAGCGCGCACTCCAGCACCTGGGGCAAGCGGCGCTGGATTTCGCTTTCGATCGCCAGCGGCGCCACCCAGATGCCGTTCGACTTGAACAGGTCGTCGCTGCGGCCGCGGTAGGTATAGAAGCCCTCGGCATCGCGGGTGAACAGATCGCCGGTGCAGCACCAGCCATCGACGAATTTCTCGCTGCTCGCTTCCGGTTTGTTCCAGTAGCCCAGATTCGGATGACGGCCTTTGACCCACAGGATGCCGTCGCCGTCCTGGCCCTGCGCGCCGGCCTCCAGCCTGACCTGATAGCCGACCACCGGGCGGCCGGTGGCGCCGGCCTTGAGTGTGCTGCGCGAATTGGAGAGGAAGATATGGCCCATCTCGGTACTGCCGATGCCGTCATAGATGGGCAGGCCGAAAGCTGCCTGCCAGCGTTCGAAAATCGATTGCGGCAGGCCGGAACCGGCGGAGATGAAGACGGTATCCTCGCTGAGATAAGGCTTCAGGCGCGCGGCATGCGGCAGCAGGGCGGCGTACAGGGCCGGCGCGCAGAAGATCGCGCTGGGGCGGTAGGCCGCGATATTGCGCATGACCGCGTAGTCGTTGCTGGGCATGGCGGAGTCCAGCACCGCCGTTGCACCCAGCAGCAGGGGAAAGAAGAAACTGGCGCCGAAGCCGTAGCCGAAGAACATCTTGGCTGCCGAATAAAACACATCGTCGGACGTGAAGCCATGCGTGCAGACTGCGAAGGCCTGGGTGTTTTCCAGCATGGTGGCGCTGCAATGTTGCACGGCCTTGGGGTGGCCGGTGGTGCCGGAAGTGTATTGCCAGAAGGCGGCTTCGTTTTCGCCGATGTCGGTGAACTCGAAAACGCATTGCTGCCGCGTCAGCGCGCTCAGATGCAGCAGGCCGGCAACCTCCTCGGAGCCGGCGTTGGCCGGGGCGACGGTGGCATAGCTGTCCTGCAGCAGCAGGCGAGGCGGGGTGGCGGCGTCCGCGCACACGGCACGGACGATGTCCAGGTTGTCGCTTTCGCAGGCCAGCAGGCTGGCGCCGCTGTCGACGACGATATGGCTCAGCGAATCGCGCGACAGCTTGGGGTTGATGACCACCGGGATGGCGCCGATCGCCAGCGCCGCCAGGAAGATTTCGCTGACGGCGGGCGAATCGTACAAGCTGATCACGATGCGCTGGCGCGAAACCAGTCCCAGGCCGTACAGAGCCTGGGCCAGGCTGGCGGCGCGCTGGAACAGGCTGGCGTAGCTCAGTCCGGTATTCTGGTAAAGATAAGCATTTTTATTGAAATCCCTTTGACGGGAAACGATTTCCCGGGCCAGATTGATTCGCACCATGGTTTTTCTCCTGATGCTCATTAAACGGCGGCGAAGAAATTCTTGCGAATCAAATTCACGGTTCGCAAATTATCCATGGAAAGCTCTTCCAGTTCGATGGCCTGATTGCGGATTTTTTCGATTACAATCACCAGCGCCATGATTTTCAGCGAATCGAGTACACCCGACTCAATCAGATCCAGATCGTCTTCAATGGCGATGTGCGACAGTTTGTTTTGCTGGCGAAGATAATCGCGTACTTGCGCAATGGAATTTTCAATAGTCATAATGTCAACCGAAAAACACGCTTAAAGGGAGGCCAGCAGCAGGCAGGAGCAATGACCGTTGCCGTCGGATTGAAGCAGCAGCAGTTCTGGATCGGCAGTCCTGGACTGGCTTGAATAATCGACCAGATTAATCATGCTGTCGCAGACATGGCAATGGGCGATGCGGGCCACATTGCCGGGATAGAGCTGCGAAGCTTTAAATCCGCTACGCGCATCCCGCATCTTTTTTATGGGAAGGAAAATATTGTTGTTAAATACGCGATTGATATCGCTTCTGCCGAGCTGATTTCTCCCCAGCAGAATATCCAGCGTCTGCGTTTGCAGCTGGCTCTTGTCGTTCAGCAGCACGCCGCTGGCGAACTCCTCCAGGTCGAGGCGCTGTATTGCATCGATCACCCGATACCGTGCATTGGCACCATCGGCGCGCAGGACGACAGCGCAGGCGGCGTCGCTGAACAGGGCAAAGGCAGAGAAGCGCGTCATACCGGGTGTCATGCTGCCCAGACCCACCACGAGGACATTGTCCAGTTCGCCTGAAGCGACGCGCACCGTCGCCAGCCGCAGAGCCGATAGATAGGAAGCGCAACCGTTCAAGGTGGCGCTCTCCAGCAAGGCATTGGCGCAACCCAGGGTTTTCAGGACCTGGCCCAGCCTGGGTGCCAGCTCGTTGGGGTTTTCCGGAAAGGACGCAGCAGCAAACACCACCAGCTGAATTGCGTTGGCCGGGACCGCGCTGACCGCCAGGGCTTTTTGCGCGGCGTGCAGACCAAGTTGATAAATATCGGCGGTTTCATAATAGCTGCCCCAACCCCATAATTCGGGAAAATTCGCGCCGCCCAGGGCGCTCAGGGCCTGTTCGAAACCATCGGCCTGCTTGAATGTTTTTTCAGCCTCACCCAGCACGTAGGAGGCGCCCGAAAGATACGCGTCTCTTTTCATGTTTAATTTTCCCTGATGGCATGATGGAGTATCAGGCGAGCGGCGTGTAATCTATTTCGAGGAATGCACTGACTTCGGGAATCCAGCGTTCCTTGACCAAGGTTTGATGCACCGGGTGATGGGTATAGCGATCGTAATCTTCTTGCGAGGCGAATTCCATTAAAATGCCGAAATCGTAATTAACTTGCTTGCTGGTCTGGCGCAGGCATTTAAAATTCTGCACGCCGGGAATGTCGGAAAATTTGAATGTGTCGGCTAGAAAATCTTTTTCCTGCGCGGACCCTGGTGGATGCTTGAGCTTGAATACAATGGTGTGCTGAATCATTTTATCCCCCTAAGAAATTCTGATTTCTGCTTATGTAACCAAGTATTTCAAATTTGCTAACGAGGGTAAGTGGCAAAATATTAGACGTCAACTGGTTTTCCAATTCCCATTTTTGCAACAGTACCAATAAAGCATGCCGGTTTGACTTGCATGAAAGTGCTTATTTTTGTGGCAGGCAAGGTGGGATGGCGAGGCGCCTTGCTGGGATGGCTGGCGTAGATACCACTTCCATGCTGATGGGAAAGTGGTATCAGACCTCCCTGCCATGCGGTGATTTCATATCGACGCTAGAATCCGCTGTACCGTTATCCATTACGCAGGGTTGTTTTGATGTTTGAGATTCGCAAATCGCAGCCGGGCGATGCGCCCGCGCTGGCCGAGGTCTGGCGCCGTTCCGTCAAGGCCACCCATCACTTCCTGTCGGATGAGGATTTTCGCCAGATCGACCTTCTCGTCAGCCAGCGGTATCTGCCGCAAGCGGATTTGTGGGTGGTGGTTGATGGCAATGGCGCGCCGGTGGCCTTTCTTGGCTTGAGCGGCACCCATGTGGACAGCCTGTTTGTCGATCCCGCCGTGCGTGGACAGGGCATCGGCAAGCTGCTCCTGGCCCACGTCGGCCAGATGCCGGAAGCGCTGACGGTCGACGTCAACGAGCAGAACGCGCAGGCCGTCGCCTTCTATCGCAAGCAGGGTTTTGTGCAGACGGGCCGTTCGGCCACGGATGGCGATGGCCGCCCTTATCCGCTGCTGCATCTGCGCCGTGCGGCGCCGCCCGCGCTGCCGCAAGTGCAGGAAATCCGCGTGCGCCTGGCCACGCCAGCCGACATTCCCGTCCTTTTCGAGGTCCGCACCAGCGTGCTGCAAAATCATCTGTCGCGCAGCCAGATGGTGGAATGGGGCGTCACCCCTGAGACGACCCGGCAACTGATGGAGCAGTCTCCCTGTATCTGGGTCGGTGAAGTGAATGGTGAGGTGGTGGCCTTCGCCACGGCCGATGTCGAAGGCGGCTCGGTGTTTGCCATGTTTATCCGCCCCGGCTTTGAAGGGCTGGGCCTGGGGCGGCGGCTGATGGCGGAGGTGGAGGCCCTGCTGTTCCGCCATCATGAGGCGATCTGGCTTGAAACCGATGGCCGCGATCCGGTGCGCGCCAACGGTTTCTACCTCAAGCTGGGCTGGACCCTGGCGGCCCGGCTGGAAGAGGGCGATGTGCGCTACGAGAAGCGCCGCCCCGCTTAAAAGTCCGTCGTCACCGAGAGGTTGACGGTGCGCGGTGCGCCCAGCGCTGCCATGCCGGAGAAATAGGCGCTGCCCCAGTAGTTCTTGTTGAACACGTTCTGCACGCCGGCGCGCACCACGGTGCGCTTGCCGCCGACGCGGCTCTCGTAGCGCGCGCCGATGTCCCAGCGCTGCCATGCCGGCAGGGTCAGACGGTTTTCCTCGCTCAGGAACAGGCGGCCGGTGCGCTCCATGCGCGCATTCAGCGTCAGGCCGGGCAGCCAGTGGCTGTCCCATTCGCCGCCGAGAACAAAGCGCCAGCGCGGCACGCCGAAAGCCGTGTGGCCGTCGTACAAGCCGTCTTCCGTTTTCAGCAGCTTGGCCTGGGTGTAAGCCAGGCCGCCCAGCAAGCGCAGGCCGGGCCGCATCTGTCCAAAGGTATTCCATTCGACGCCGCGGTTGCGCTGGCGGCCATCGTCGCCATAGATCGCAGTGGCGGGATTGCGCAGCAAGGTCGGCTGGGTGATCTGGTAGAAGCTCAGGGTTTGCATGATCTGGCCCAGATCCCATTTGCCGCCGACCTCGTACTGGCGGGTTCTATAGGGCGCGAACACGGCGCGGTAGTTGGCCGCCGTTTCATCCGTCACGGTGTCGCCCTTGCTCAAGCCTTCGATATAGTTGGCGTACAGGGCCAATTGCGGCAGCGGCTTGAACACCAGGCCGGCCATCGGCGTCACGGCCTTCTCGTCGTAGCGGTCCTGGGTGCTGCGCTGGCCCGCATCGTCGTAGCTGTAGTTATCGGTCTGCACGCGCTGGCTGCGGGCGCCGATGGTCAGGCGCAGGCGTTCGTCCAGCACGGACAGGGTATCGGCCAGCACCACGCTCGATAAGGTGGATGAGGTATCGCGTGGCGGCCTGGCCGGCGCAGCGGGAATCAGGGCCGGACCGGGCGCATAGATATTCGAGCTGAACTCCTCGCCAAAGCCGACGGCGGTGCCGCCTTCGCTATACAGGCGTGCCACGCCGAAGGTCCATTGATGCTTGACCGTGCCGGTGGCGAACTTGCCGCGCAGGCCGGCGTCGGCCGACACGGTGTTTTCGTAGCCGCTGACCGAACGCGCCGCATCGGTGAAATTGCCGCCGGCATCGGCCACCGGGCCAAAGCCCAGATGGCCGGAACGGCGGTTCTGGCGCCGTCCCACGCTGGCGTAAGCGGCCGCGCTGTCACTGATTTCGTATTCGCCGCGCAGCACCAGGCCATTGTCGCGGAAGCGCGAGTAAGCGCCGGGCAGCAGATTGGTTTTGGCGTCGGGCGCTTTCAGCACGTCGCCGGCAAAGCGGGCGAACAGGCCGGAGCCGCCGCGCATATCCTGGCCGGTATGAAAGGCGTCGAGCGAGAGCGACAGTTTTTCGCCCCGGTAATCGAGCGCGATGGAAGCCATTTGCTCGCGCTGCCTGCGGCCATCCAGGCTAGAGTCGCCGTTGGAGTGCAGGCCGTTGACGCGCACGCCCCAGGCATTGTTCGCGCCGAAGCGGCGGCCGATATCGGCACGCAGGCCGACTTGCGCATCCGATTCGTAGCTCAGGCCAAGGCGTGTCAGCGGCGCATCGGCCGCGCGCTTGGGCACCACATTGATGCCGCCGCCCACGCTGCCGGTGGGCGACATGCCATTCACCAGCGCATTCGGCCCTTTCAGCACTTCGATGCGTTCATACATCTCCACCGGAATCTGCTGCGGCGGCAGCACGCCATACAGACCGTTCAGCGAGACGTCGCCGCTATCGATGGCGAAGCCCCGTATCATCATATTCTCGTAGGGGAAACCGGGCGGCACGATGACGCGCACCGAGGGATCGTTGGACACCACATCGCCGATGGTGCGCGCCTGCTGGTCTTCCGCCAACTGGGCCGTGTAGCTGATCTGGCTGAAGGGCGCATCGAGCACGCTGGCATTTCCCAGCACGCCCAGACGGCCGCCGCGCGCCACCTGGCCGCCGGCATACGCCCCCGCCAGTTCTTCCAGCAGGCCGCCTTCGGCCGTTACCGTCACGGCGGGCAGCACCGCTTCGGGCGCGGCCGCCGCGCTGGCGCTGGAAGCGGCTGCGGCGGGCAGGCGCTGAATCAGATAGCCGCCGTTATCCTGCCGCAGCGCTTGCAGGCCGGTGCCGGCCAGCAGGACATGCAGCGCGCCCGCCACCGCATAACTGCCGTTCAAGCCCTGGCTTTGCACGCCCGCCGTCAGCTCGGTGGAGAAGGCGAGGATGATGCCGGCCTCGCGGCCCAGGCGCTGCAAGGCCACCGTCAAGGAGCCGGCCGGAATGCTGTAGCTGCGCGTTGCCTCGGCCTGCTGCTGCGTGCCGGCGACGGAGTGCGCCATGGCGCCGCCGGGCAAGGCGCCCATGCCAAGCAGGGCGAGGGCTACGGCGCGGGCAATCAGGGCATGGCGGGGACGCGCGCTTGCCGCGCCAGGGTGAAGGCGGTGCTGGTGGCCGGACTGGCTCATTCGGGATTCCTTTCTATGCGGGTGGATGGCTTCTATCCTGTATGCCCCGCGAGATTGGAAAAGGGATCAGTGCGGACGAATTATTTTTCAGCCGCGCGCGGAGCGCGGCGTCAGCGTGACCCAGTAACGCGTCATGTAGTTGACTTGCAGCGGCAGCGCCTTGCCCAGCATATCGAGCACCTTGCCGGTATCGGCCAGTGGATAGGTGCCCGTGACCTTGAGCGTGGCGACGGCCGGATCGACCGCCAGCCGGCCATGGCGATAGCGCGCCAGCGCCGCCACAAAGCGCTCCAGCGGCATATCCGTCGCCACCAGCATGCCTTGCAGCCAGGCTGTCGCATTCTCGTCGGCCGCATCCAGCAGGCTGACGGCGGCATCGCTGAATTGCAGCTTCTGGCCGGCCTGCAAGCGCTGCGGCGGCGCGTCCAGCGGCCGCACTTCCACCGCGCCTTCATAGACGGCGACTTCGGTCTGCCGGCAGTCCACCCGGCTTACGCTGAAGCGCGTGCCCAGCGCCTGCAGGCGGCCATGGCCGGTATACACGTAGAAGGGGCGCTCGGCCACGTCCTTGGCCGTCGTCACCAGGATCTCGCCATCGATCAGGCGTAGCACGCGCTCGCTGCCGCTGTAATCGATATCGATGGCCGAACTGGCGTTCATCTCCACGATGGTGCCGTCGGCCAAGGCCAGGCTGGTGCGCTGGCCGGTGCCGGTGCGCCGATCCGCGCTCCATTGCCGCCACGCGGCCTGCTCTTCCAGCATCCACGCCGCGCCGCCGGCAAACAGCGCCACTGCCAGCGCCTGCACCGCGCGCCGCCGCGCGGCCGAACGCGGAGCAGCCAGCGTCGCCTGCGCCAGGGCGGGCGGCAGCTGCTCCAGGCGGGAGCTGAATGCCGCTACTCTTTGCCAGGCCCGCTCATGGTCCTGGTGCGCCGCGCGCCAGGCCTGCCAGGCGCTGCGCGTGGCGTCGCTGGCCTGCTCCGACTGCAGCTCCACCAGCCAGCTGGCCGCCTGCAGGCGTACTTCCGCAGGGATGGTCGAAGAAAGCATGGTGTCCATGGCTGCGCGGCTCAATCGGCGAAGCAGCACTGTGCCAGCGCCTGCGCGATATAGCGTTTCACGGTCGGCAGCGAAACGTCGAGCCGGGCGGCGATTTCACCCTGGCGCATGCCATCGAGCTGGGACAGCAGGAACGCTTCACGCACCTTGCCCGGAAGGCCGTCCAGCAGGCGGTCGATTTCGAGCAGCGTCTCCAGCACGATGGCGCGGCATTCGGGCGAAGGGGCCAGCGGTTCGGGCAGGGCGGCCAAAGCCTGCAGATACGCCTGTTCCAGCTGGCGGCGGCGCTGCAGGTTGGCGACCATGCCCTGGGCGATGGTCGTCAGCAGGGCGCGCGGCTCCTGGATCGCCGGCGGCGCATCCTTGCTCAGCAGGCGGATGAAGGTGTCCTGGGCCAGGTCGGCGGCATCGACGGAATCGCGCAGGCGCCGGCGCAGCCAGCCGAGCAGCCAGCCATGGTGGTCGGCATACAGCGCGGCGATGCCGGCGCCGGATGCGCAGCTGAGTGGTGACACGAACACATCCTTTCCCGGCCAAGCCGTTTTAAATTATGTAAATAAGAATCACTCGCAATTATACGGTGAAACTACCTAAATAAATGCAAGTCGCGTGCTTGCTTTTCAGGCAATTGTTACAATTGGTGAATATCGTGCGCCCCCAATGCGTATACAATCCACCCCTTTCTCTAGAGCAATACTACTAATATTAATAAGGGGTTAGCTGATGTTCTTGAAGCGCGTGGCCATGGTGTTCGTGGCATTAGTGGCAGTAAGTGGCCTGTTTCCGCAAACCGCATCAGCCTCCAATATCGCCGTCGCCGGGTTTGCCTTTGCCGGCGATGCTGGCACCGCAAAAACCCGTTTCCCTCTGAGCTATGCCGTGTATGAGCACATGCGCTCCATGCCGGGCCAGAGTTTTTCCCGTCTGCTGGTGGACCGCAGCGCCGCCGTCAAGAATCCCGCCTTCGAGCTGATGGCACCGGAAAAGATGATGAACCTGAAGGCCGCGGACCAGGCGCTGATGACGGTGCTGGTGCTGAGCGGTGAGACCATCCTCACCGAAAACTTCGGCAGCTATTACAAGACCTTCGTCAATCTGCGCGGTGAAGCGCTGATCTTCGACTTCAAGAGCAAGACCGTGGTGCGCAGCTACCCGATCAACGCCGCCCTGTTCGATGCCACCCCGAGGCCGCCATCGCAGGAGCGCATCGCCGAATTCGTCGCGCAGCTGCTGATGAAGGAAGAGGGCAAGGGCCTGTTCACCCAATACCTGAACCGCCTGTCCAGCGCCACCTTGCCGGCGCCCGGCACCCGCACCATCCAGGTGCGCAAGGCCGAAATGGCGCCCGAAGCGCTGGCGCTGATGCCGGAAGCCCTGCGCAGCCAGCCCAAGATCATCGAATCCATGCTGGCCGACTCCTTCGGCTCCGTGCTGTCGGCCAAGGCCGGCGTGCCGGTGCTGCCGTCCGGCGCCGGCCACGCCATGGGCACCATGGCCATGCGCCTGGAAAACGGCGACGACGTGCAGCTGAAGATCGGCGAAGGCGACTACCTGTTCGATATCAAGATCAACAAGTTCGCCAAGGTCAAAACGGCCGAAACCCGTGTCGGCACCTCGTATGTATACGGCGCCTACGCCAACATCCACTTCTTCGAGCCGACCCTGAATACCGACTACATCAACACCGACCTGAAAAACGGCGAATCCGCCGTGGTGCCGGCCGGCCTGGTGTCGACCGACGATTTCGCCGCCTACCAGGACGCCATCCGCGGCATGTTCCTGAAGCTGGCCGATGCCTTTGAAGGCGCCGATCCGAAATGGGTCACCACCGCCGCCTCCGCCAAAGACATCACGAAACAGATTGAAGCAACCCGCACTATCCTGAAAGCGAGTAAATAAATGAAGAAATTCCTCCTGCTGTGCGCAGCCCTGCTGCTGTCGGCGCAAGCCGCCGCGCAAATCGTGCAAGTCAAAGGTGTAGCCACCATCAGCTACCCGACCACCCTGAGTCCGATGGACAAGGAAAAAGCCTACCGCAACGCGCAGCTGGCTTCCGTCGAGCGCTACTTCGCCGAAAGCGGCGAAGCCGAATCGCAGAACTTTGAAGCGATCCAGGACAAGATCGAAGCCAACCTGGACAAATTCCTGCTCAGCACCACCGTGCTGAACGAAATGGACCAGCCGAATCTGCGCAAGTATTCCGTCTCCGTGCGTACCGAGCTGAATGTCGCCAAACTGAAAAACACCCTGAAGAGCGCCAGCGCCGCCGGCAAGACCGCTGTCGGCGAGAAGTCGCAGATGGTCTACGTCTTCGTCGGCCGCGAAGTGGCCAGCGTGAAGAGCTTTGACGACCGCGTCGTGCAGCGCGCCGAGGTGAGCGTCGACCGCGATATCAAGCGCAACGCCAACACCAAGGGCAGCGAAGGCGAATCCCTGCGCGGCGGCTCGATCTCCACCAACGCTTCCGTGCGCAAGAACGACAGCCTGTCGGCCAAGCAATCCGTGACGGTGGAAACCGGCGGCAGCACCACCCGCAAGGCCGACCAGACCGAGTTCCGCGTGTTCTCCCTGGCGAACCAGAAAACCGCCATCACCAGCGTGTTCTCGCAAGCCGGTTTCGCTGTGGCCGATCCTGAATTCGTGCTGGGCGATAAAGACATCCCATCGGTCAACCAGGACTTCTCCAAAGGTAACGACCTGGCGCCGGCCACCCTGCGCTCCATCGTCGCATCCCTGCGCAAGAACGGCGTGCCGCTGCTGGCGCTGGCCACCTTCGACGTGAACCCAGCCGCCGTGGACGAAGCCACCGGCATGCAGCGCGTCGTCGTTTCCGTGACCGGCCGCGTGCTGGACCTGCGCGGCAACCTGCCGCGTGAAGTGGCCTCCGTGCCGCCGGTGCAGTACTTCGGCCTGGGCGCCGACAGCGCCACCGCGCAGACCAAAGCCCTGAAAGAAGCATCGGGCCTGGCTGCCAAGGAAGTGGTCAGCCGCCTGAACGCCGCTGGCGTGTATTGATTGCCTCACCCTGTTTTCGTTTCATGACAACCTAGAAGAGAGAAAAGCACCATGAATAAAATTCGCATGTCCGTTCTGCTGGGCGCCCTGATGATGGCAGCCTCCGGTATCGCTTCCGCCCAATTCGGCGGCCTGACCAGCGCCCTGGGCGGCGGCAAATCGGGCGGCAGCGTCAGCGCCGAACAGATCGTGAAACGCTATGTGACCGGCACCCAGAGCGTGATGAACGCCGATGCCAATATGCTGGCAGCCCTGGGCCTGAAAGACGAATCCGAAAAAGCCGCCCTGCACGCCAAGAACCTGACCGAAGGCGCGACCAAGGATGCGCTGGAAGGCGCCTCCAAAGTGCAGACCGACAGCAGCAAGGCGCTGGAAGAGCACATGGCCGGCAAAAAAGTGGTGATGGATGAAGAGAGCAAAAAACGCTTCGCCAACGGCCTGGCCGATCTGGCGCGCGGCGTGATCCAGTACGTCGGTGTGAGCAAGGACATGTCCGGCTTCAAGCCAAGCGTGACCTCGCTGGGCGCGGCTGCCAATTCGGCTGTCTACATCGTGCAAAGCCTGCCAGGCTCGCTGAAGTCTGTGGGCAGCACCCTGAAAACCGCGATCGATTTCGCCAAGAGCAATAACATCCCTCTGCCTAAAGAGGCCAACGACGCTACCGCACTGCTGTAATCGACCATGAAATACGCCATTACCTCCGCGCTGCTGGCTGGCCTGATCCTGGCTGGCTGCGGCGAGAAGAAAGATGCGCCGGCCGCGCCGGCTGGCCAGGCCGCACCGGCCGGTCCTAACCTGACCCAGACGCCGGACGTGGGCAAGGTCGAGCAGGTGGCGACCACCGCCATCGGCTCCGGCATGTCGCCTGGTGCCGCCGTCAATGATGCGCTGAAAACAGCCATCATGCAGGTCAACGGCACCACGGTGGACGCTACTTCGGCCAACATCAACGTGCTGAAACAGGTCACGGAAACGCTGGACGCCGAAGTCACCGACGGCGTCGATACCGCCAAGCTGGCCGCGACCGCCACCACGACCATGCAGGGCCAGGCCTTCATCGACCAGATCGTGACCCAGTCCAAGGGCGCGGTGTCCTCCTTCAAGGTTGTGAAGCTGACGCCTCCAGCCAATAAGGGCGGCATGTTCCAGGTCGAGATCGAAGCGAAGATCGCCAAGTTCAAGGCGCCTGCGGACAGCGGCAAGATCAAGATCGTGGTCGCGCCGCTGCGTTCGGACAAGGCCAGCTTCAATATCGGCGGGCGCAATGTGCCGGCGCAGGAAGTGCTGTCGGCCATCCGCCAGCAGATCATCGATTCGCTGTCGCAGACCGGCCGCTTCACGGTGCTGGACCGCCAGTTCGAGGGCGAGCTGCAAAATGAGCTGAACATGATCGAGTCCGGCCAGACCGCCAATACCGACTTCGCCAAACTGGGCCAGGCCCTGAGCGCGGACCTGGTATGGGTCGGCGTGGTCAACGAGCTGGCTTACAACCGCAACGCGCGCAAGCTGCAGACTTCGGACCGCGAGCTGGTGTCTTATGCCGGCGCCTGGTCGGTATCGCAGCGCATGATCAATCTGGCCACGCGCCAGATCCTGCAGTCGACCACCTTGCGCGGCGAACCGCCGGCGATCGCGCCGACCACGCTGGGCACCAGCTTCAACGAAGCCGGTCTGCTGAAGGACATGCAGGCTGAAATCGTGAAGAAGGCCACCGACGCCATCCTGCTGCGCACCTTCCCGATCTCGATCGTGGAACGCGACGGCAATAACGTCGTGCTGAGCCAGGGCGGCAGCGCCGTGACCGAGAACGGCCGTTACCGCGTCTACCTGCAAGGCAAGGAGATCAAGGATCCGCAGACCGGCCAATCCCTGGGCAATATGGAAAGCCAGTGCTGCGAGGTGGTGATCAACCGCGTGACGCCGAACCTGTCCTACGGCACGCTGGAAAACGTGCAGGTCAAGCTGGATGGCGTTGCCGCCGGCGCCCTGCAGCTGCGCGAAGCCGTGGCGGCACCGAAGCAGGCTGCGGCCAAACCGGCCGGCGGCGACGCCAGCCAGGAAGCGCCGGCCAAGCCGCAGAAAGCGGCCGCCGTGGCGAAGAAGGCTGCCGCGCCGGCGGCCGATGCGCCGAAGAAGGACGACTGGTAAGCCGTCTTTATTGCATCATGCAAGCCCGCCCGCAGCAATGCCGGCGGGCTTTTTTCATGATGCGCGGCCCTGTCTATCGGGGCATATCTTTCCATTAAAAAAAACAGCGCCCATATGTGCGAAAACGCACAAAGGCCGGCCGAGCCTCCTGTTCTAATCCTGCTATCATTTGTGCAGGCAAAGGAAACTTTGTCTGGCGCATGGCCCCTGGCGATACCTGTATTGGATAGGGCATTTGATGCCGCTCATGCCCAGCTTCTTCCAGTGGAGTAATCTTGCCTTGAGGCTTGATGTGCTGTTTGGAAAGGGAAAACTGTGGAAACGATCGAGACCAAGCTGTCCCCGGAAAGCGTAACGCCGCCGCTGCCTTCCGTC
Encoded here:
- a CDS encoding FecR domain-containing protein produces the protein MDTMLSSTIPAEVRLQAASWLVELQSEQASDATRSAWQAWRAAHQDHERAWQRVAAFSSRLEQLPPALAQATLAAPRSAARRRAVQALAVALFAGGAAWMLEEQAAWRQWSADRRTGTGQRTSLALADGTIVEMNASSAIDIDYSGSERVLRLIDGEILVTTAKDVAERPFYVYTGHGRLQALGTRFSVSRVDCRQTEVAVYEGAVEVRPLDAPPQRLQAGQKLQFSDAAVSLLDAADENATAWLQGMLVATDMPLERFVAALARYRHGRLAVDPAVATLKVTGTYPLADTGKVLDMLGKALPLQVNYMTRYWVTLTPRSARG
- a CDS encoding AMP-binding protein, which translates into the protein MVRINLAREIVSRQRDFNKNAYLYQNTGLSYASLFQRAASLAQALYGLGLVSRQRIVISLYDSPAVSEIFLAALAIGAIPVVINPKLSRDSLSHIVVDSGASLLACESDNLDIVRAVCADAATPPRLLLQDSYATVAPANAGSEEVAGLLHLSALTRQQCVFEFTDIGENEAAFWQYTSGTTGHPKAVQHCSATMLENTQAFAVCTHGFTSDDVFYSAAKMFFGYGFGASFFFPLLLGATAVLDSAMPSNDYAVMRNIAAYRPSAIFCAPALYAALLPHAARLKPYLSEDTVFISAGSGLPQSIFERWQAAFGLPIYDGIGSTEMGHIFLSNSRSTLKAGATGRPVVGYQVRLEAGAQGQDGDGILWVKGRHPNLGYWNKPEASSEKFVDGWCCTGDLFTRDAEGFYTYRGRSDDLFKSNGIWVAPLAIESEIQRRLPQVLECALVPHQGENELAEPVLFCVFDAKQCERYEGIAAVQAILGVVCEKHSLPKQLVALDTLPRNDNGKVSRAALGKFDLPPAVAA
- a CDS encoding Dabb family protein, encoding MIQHTIVFKLKHPPGSAQEKDFLADTFKFSDIPGVQNFKCLRQTSKQVNYDFGILMEFASQEDYDRYTHHPVHQTLVKERWIPEVSAFLEIDYTPLA
- a CDS encoding sigma-70 family RNA polymerase sigma factor: MSPLSCASGAGIAALYADHHGWLLGWLRRRLRDSVDAADLAQDTFIRLLSKDAPPAIQEPRALLTTIAQGMVANLQRRRQLEQAYLQALAALPEPLAPSPECRAIVLETLLEIDRLLDGLPGKVREAFLLSQLDGMRQGEIAARLDVSLPTVKRYIAQALAQCCFAD
- a CDS encoding TonB-dependent receptor, which encodes MSQSGHQHRLHPGAASARPRHALIARAVALALLGMGALPGGAMAHSVAGTQQQAEATRSYSIPAGSLTVALQRLGREAGIILAFSTELTAGVQSQGLNGSYAVAGALHVLLAGTGLQALRQDNGGYLIQRLPAAAASSASAAAAPEAVLPAVTVTAEGGLLEELAGAYAGGQVARGGRLGVLGNASVLDAPFSQISYTAQLAEDQQARTIGDVVSNDPSVRVIVPPGFPYENMMIRGFAIDSGDVSLNGLYGVLPPQQIPVEMYERIEVLKGPNALVNGMSPTGSVGGGINVVPKRAADAPLTRLGLSYESDAQVGLRADIGRRFGANNAWGVRVNGLHSNGDSSLDGRRQREQMASIALDYRGEKLSLSLDAFHTGQDMRGGSGLFARFAGDVLKAPDAKTNLLPGAYSRFRDNGLVLRGEYEISDSAAAYASVGRRQNRRSGHLGFGPVADAGGNFTDAARSVSGYENTVSADAGLRGKFATGTVKHQWTFGVARLYSEGGTAVGFGEEFSSNIYAPGPALIPAAPARPPRDTSSTLSSVVLADTLSVLDERLRLTIGARSQRVQTDNYSYDDAGQRSTQDRYDEKAVTPMAGLVFKPLPQLALYANYIEGLSKGDTVTDETAANYRAVFAPYRTRQYEVGGKWDLGQIMQTLSFYQITQPTLLRNPATAIYGDDGRQRNRGVEWNTFGQMRPGLRLLGGLAYTQAKLLKTEDGLYDGHTAFGVPRWRFVLGGEWDSHWLPGLTLNARMERTGRLFLSEENRLTLPAWQRWDIGARYESRVGGKRTVVRAGVQNVFNKNYWGSAYFSGMAALGAPRTVNLSVTTDF
- a CDS encoding acetyltransferase → MFEIRKSQPGDAPALAEVWRRSVKATHHFLSDEDFRQIDLLVSQRYLPQADLWVVVDGNGAPVAFLGLSGTHVDSLFVDPAVRGQGIGKLLLAHVGQMPEALTVDVNEQNAQAVAFYRKQGFVQTGRSATDGDGRPYPLLHLRRAAPPALPQVQEIRVRLATPADIPVLFEVRTSVLQNHLSRSQMVEWGVTPETTRQLMEQSPCIWVGEVNGEVVAFATADVEGGSVFAMFIRPGFEGLGLGRRLMAEVEALLFRHHEAIWLETDGRDPVRANGFYLKLGWTLAARLEEGDVRYEKRRPA
- a CDS encoding phosphopantetheine-binding protein → MTIENSIAQVRDYLRQQNKLSHIAIEDDLDLIESGVLDSLKIMALVIVIEKIRNQAIELEELSMDNLRTVNLIRKNFFAAV